Proteins co-encoded in one Micropterus dolomieu isolate WLL.071019.BEF.003 ecotype Adirondacks linkage group LG19, ASM2129224v1, whole genome shotgun sequence genomic window:
- the LOC123957358 gene encoding Down syndrome cell adhesion molecule homolog isoform X2: MIFLGRRHLPLCCTLLFCLLIGCVSAETTITTVGQDVTLNCNYDAGYYGRLPVCWGRGDIPNRGCANEVIKSDGTSVLRRLSERYLLSGNLGEGDVSLTIKQAQESDSGTYGCRVDIPGWFNDHKHQLTLTVVAVRPDPLKVEAGVVKERTVTVRWTPVFDGGKPITHYRIDLKNKQASWDTAITTQVSNPELTQLTLVDLRPAKSYNLRMFATNSVGMSEASNVLTVTTKEAAPEGPPLDMKLEALTSHSIKVTWKPPRLDLRNGVLRSYSISYREYDPAGRQFKRWQHLSVTATRELESVILSNLNPSTKYGVLVQAKTNAGIGPASTAPLCSTLDKVQQTSTASTIMTTSIAATVWIEDTTSFTSGHTTSTVETTVETTVAAATVWGDSTTTIMSGHRGGVLVTTLFPGTQAPVIAEESPSGHLAAIVVPVLLVVLIVAILTTWQLRRIRHKKGSVNMWLASGVLRYRGSESLQEL; the protein is encoded by the exons ATGATCTTTTTAGGCAGAAGACACCTCCCTCTGTGTTGCACTCTCCTCTTTTGTCTACTCATCG gttgtgtgtctgcagaaaCTACCATAACCACAGTGGGGCAAGATGTTACTTTGAATTGCAATTATGATGCTGGGTACTACGGCAGGCTTCCTGTATGCTGGGGTCGAGGAGACATCCCCAACAGAGGCTGTGCCAATGAAGTTATCAAGTCAGACGGGACGTCAGTGCTCCGAAGACTGTCAGAGCGTTACCTGTTAAGTGGTAACCTTGGTGAGGGTGATGTGTCGCTGACCATCAAGCAGGCCCAGGAGAGTGACTCAGGAACGTATGGCTGCCGTGTGGATATACCGGGCTGGTTCAATGATCACAAACACCAGCTGACTCTGACGGTAGTGGCAG tgCGCCCTGATCCTCTGAAGGTGGAAGCAGGAGTGGTGAAGGAAAGAACTGTCACTGTTCGCTGGACTCCTGTGTTTGATGGCGGCAAGCCCATTACACATTACAGGATTgatctaaaaaacaaacagg CATCATGGGACACTGCAATAACAACTCAAGTCTCAAATCCTGAATTGACTCAGCTGACTCTGGTGGATCTGCGACCTGCCAAGAGCTACAACCTTCGCATGTTTGCTACCAACAGTGTGGGTATGAGCGAGGCCAGCAATGTTCTGACAGTCACAACAAAAGAAGCAG CACCAGAGGGTCCACCGCTGGATATGAAGCTTGAGGCGCTCACTTCTCACAGCATCAAAGTCACCTGGAAG CCTCCGAGGCTCGATCTGAGAAATGGAGTTCTTCGAAGTTACAGCATTAGCTACAGAGAGTATGACCCTGCTGGCAGACAGTTTAAAAGGTGGCAGCACTTAAGTGTGACGGCCACACGGGAACTGGAGAGCGTCATCCTGAGCAACCTGAACCCTTCCACCAAATACGGCGTGCTTGTACAGGCCAAAACAAATGCAGGAATTGGACCTGCCTCAACGGCACCTCTCTGCTCCACTCTTGATAAGG tTCAACAAACTTCAACAGCGTCAACTATTATGACTACTTCCATTGCCGCCACAGTGTGGATAGAAGACACTACAAGTTTCACTTCAG GTCATACAACTTCAACAGTTGAGACAACAGTTGAGACAACAGTTGCTGCTGCCACAGTCTGGGGAGACAGCACTACAACTATCATGTCAG GTCATCGTGGGGGTGTTCTCGTTACAACCTTATTTCCTGGCACTCAAGCTCCT GTGATCGCCGAGGAGAGTCCAAGTGGTCACCTAGCGGCCATCGTGGTGCCGGTTTTGCTGGTGGTGTTGATTGTTGCCATATTAACCACTTGGCAACTAAGAC
- the LOC123957358 gene encoding Down syndrome cell adhesion molecule homolog isoform X1 codes for MIFLGRRHLPLCCTLLFCLLIGCVSAETTITTVGQDVTLNCNYDAGYYGRLPVCWGRGDIPNRGCANEVIKSDGTSVLRRLSERYLLSGNLGEGDVSLTIKQAQESDSGTYGCRVDIPGWFNDHKHQLTLTVVAVRPDPLKVEAGVVKERTVTVRWTPVFDGGKPITHYRIDLKNKQASWDTAITTQVSNPELTQLTLVDLRPAKSYNLRMFATNSVGMSEASNVLTVTTKEAAPEGPPLDMKLEALTSHSIKVTWKPPRLDLRNGVLRSYSISYREYDPAGRQFKRWQHLSVTATRELESVILSNLNPSTKYGVLVQAKTNAGIGPASTAPLCSTLDKVQQTSTASTIMTTSIAATVWIEDTTSFTSGHTTSTVETTVETTVAAATVWGDSTTTIMSVPPDPPVVELKEVKDNAISLLWTPGFEGDSPITGYYLEYKAVNASWDYTKTVVDFGPNQTEATIIEINPSKYNIRMFAKNSLATSKASNVLTITTGETGHRGGVLVTTLFPGTQAPVIAEESPSGHLAAIVVPVLLVVLIVAILTTWQLRRIRHKKGSVNMWLASGVLRYRGSESLQEL; via the exons ATGATCTTTTTAGGCAGAAGACACCTCCCTCTGTGTTGCACTCTCCTCTTTTGTCTACTCATCG gttgtgtgtctgcagaaaCTACCATAACCACAGTGGGGCAAGATGTTACTTTGAATTGCAATTATGATGCTGGGTACTACGGCAGGCTTCCTGTATGCTGGGGTCGAGGAGACATCCCCAACAGAGGCTGTGCCAATGAAGTTATCAAGTCAGACGGGACGTCAGTGCTCCGAAGACTGTCAGAGCGTTACCTGTTAAGTGGTAACCTTGGTGAGGGTGATGTGTCGCTGACCATCAAGCAGGCCCAGGAGAGTGACTCAGGAACGTATGGCTGCCGTGTGGATATACCGGGCTGGTTCAATGATCACAAACACCAGCTGACTCTGACGGTAGTGGCAG tgCGCCCTGATCCTCTGAAGGTGGAAGCAGGAGTGGTGAAGGAAAGAACTGTCACTGTTCGCTGGACTCCTGTGTTTGATGGCGGCAAGCCCATTACACATTACAGGATTgatctaaaaaacaaacagg CATCATGGGACACTGCAATAACAACTCAAGTCTCAAATCCTGAATTGACTCAGCTGACTCTGGTGGATCTGCGACCTGCCAAGAGCTACAACCTTCGCATGTTTGCTACCAACAGTGTGGGTATGAGCGAGGCCAGCAATGTTCTGACAGTCACAACAAAAGAAGCAG CACCAGAGGGTCCACCGCTGGATATGAAGCTTGAGGCGCTCACTTCTCACAGCATCAAAGTCACCTGGAAG CCTCCGAGGCTCGATCTGAGAAATGGAGTTCTTCGAAGTTACAGCATTAGCTACAGAGAGTATGACCCTGCTGGCAGACAGTTTAAAAGGTGGCAGCACTTAAGTGTGACGGCCACACGGGAACTGGAGAGCGTCATCCTGAGCAACCTGAACCCTTCCACCAAATACGGCGTGCTTGTACAGGCCAAAACAAATGCAGGAATTGGACCTGCCTCAACGGCACCTCTCTGCTCCACTCTTGATAAGG tTCAACAAACTTCAACAGCGTCAACTATTATGACTACTTCCATTGCCGCCACAGTGTGGATAGAAGACACTACAAGTTTCACTTCAG GTCATACAACTTCAACAGTTGAGACAACAGTTGAGACAACAGTTGCTGCTGCCACAGTCTGGGGAGACAGCACTACAACTATCATGTCAG TGCCCCCGGATCCCCCAGTGGTTGAGTTAAAGGAGGTCAAAGACAATGCAATTTCTCTTTTATGGACTCCTGGGTTTGAAGGTGACAGCCCCATTACTGGATATTACCTGGAGTATAAAGCAGTCAATG ccTCGTGGGATTACACAAAGACAGTTGTAGACTTCGGCCCCAACCAGACAGAGGCTACAATCATAGAGATAAATCCCTCAAAATACAACATCCGCATGTTTGCCAAGAACAGTCTGGCCACCAGTAAAGCTAGCAACGTCCTTACCATCACCACAGGAGAAACAG GTCATCGTGGGGGTGTTCTCGTTACAACCTTATTTCCTGGCACTCAAGCTCCT GTGATCGCCGAGGAGAGTCCAAGTGGTCACCTAGCGGCCATCGTGGTGCCGGTTTTGCTGGTGGTGTTGATTGTTGCCATATTAACCACTTGGCAACTAAGAC